One Streptomyces sp. B21-105 genomic region harbors:
- a CDS encoding ISAs1-like element IS1629 family transposase has product MFVPPSSPAVVPVSPAPRLEALGSDAARDQVRGLVAEFESVTDPRGACGVRYRVSSLLALVVCAMTPAGHDSITAAAEWCRRATPEELAAFGLPYHPLRGRYRIPSEKTLRTVLGRLDPGEVSAAGYDHLRPLLSTVSHSPEPLMPDGGIEREQRRAHRAAARAEPVRSRRRAIAVDGKCLRSAKRPDGSRVFVLSAVRHGDGITLASREIGAKTNEIPEFQPLLDQLDDADLKGAVVTADALHAQRDHATYLHERGAHYLLTIKNNQRGQARQLHALPWKEIPVIHRDDARGHGRHEQRLVQVVTVNGLLFPHAAQVLRIQRRRRLYGAKKWSSETVYAITDLPAEEASAAEIASWARGHWTVENTVHWCRDVTFNEDKSQVRTHNTPSVLAAVRDLIRGALKLAGYVNTAAGRRAHTERTLVLSLYGIT; this is encoded by the coding sequence GTGTTCGTTCCTCCATCATCCCCTGCCGTCGTTCCCGTCTCTCCGGCGCCCCGCCTGGAGGCCCTCGGCTCGGATGCCGCGCGAGACCAAGTCCGCGGCCTGGTTGCCGAGTTCGAGTCGGTCACCGATCCTCGCGGGGCGTGCGGGGTGCGCTACCGGGTCTCCTCGCTGCTGGCCCTGGTGGTCTGTGCGATGACCCCGGCGGGCCATGACTCCATCACCGCGGCGGCGGAGTGGTGCCGACGTGCGACGCCTGAGGAACTGGCCGCTTTCGGTCTGCCCTACCATCCGTTGCGCGGCCGCTACCGGATCCCGAGCGAGAAGACCTTGCGCACCGTTCTGGGGCGGCTCGATCCCGGTGAGGTCAGCGCGGCCGGCTACGACCACCTGCGGCCCCTGCTGTCCACGGTGTCCCACTCTCCCGAGCCGCTCATGCCCGACGGCGGCATCGAACGCGAACAGCGCCGCGCCCACCGGGCGGCCGCCCGCGCCGAACCGGTGCGCTCCCGGCGCCGGGCCATCGCGGTGGACGGCAAGTGCCTGCGCAGTGCGAAGCGCCCGGACGGCAGCCGCGTCTTCGTGCTCTCCGCCGTCCGGCACGGCGACGGCATCACCCTCGCCTCCCGCGAGATCGGCGCGAAGACCAACGAAATCCCCGAGTTCCAACCCCTGCTCGACCAGCTCGACGACGCCGATCTCAAGGGGGCCGTCGTCACCGCCGACGCCCTCCACGCCCAACGCGACCACGCCACCTACCTGCACGAACGCGGCGCCCACTACCTGCTGACCATCAAGAACAACCAGCGCGGCCAAGCCCGTCAGCTCCACGCCCTGCCCTGGAAGGAGATCCCCGTCATCCACCGTGACGACGCCCGCGGCCACGGCCGCCACGAACAGCGTCTCGTCCAGGTCGTCACCGTCAACGGCCTGCTCTTTCCCCACGCGGCCCAGGTCCTGCGCATCCAGCGCAGACGCCGTCTCTACGGAGCGAAGAAGTGGTCCAGCGAGACCGTCTACGCCATCACCGACCTGCCCGCCGAGGAAGCGAGTGCCGCCGAGATCGCTTCATGGGCTCGCGGGCACTGGACCGTGGAGAACACCGTCCACTGGTGTCGGGATGTGACCTTCAACGAGGACAAGTCCCAGGTCAGGACCCACAACACGCCCTCAGTCCTCGCCGCCGTCCGCGACCTGATCCGCGGTGCGCTCAAGCTTGCCGGGTACGTCAACACCGCCGCCGGCCGCCGAGCCCACACCGAACGCACCCTCGTCCTCAGCCTCTACGGCATCACATGA
- a CDS encoding FG-GAP repeat domain-containing protein, with protein sequence MGGPDDPLANGDSKINEITLAAPGDWNNDGRADLVVRYDRPDVGGLWVFHGGQDDNGYDIGVTNRTEIGFNWSTSTVPTLTAAPDADNDGKLDLWATTPNSGRVRAFRGITASGTQQVTVASEAFTGYQTIS encoded by the coding sequence TTGGGCGGCCCCGACGACCCCCTCGCCAATGGAGACTCAAAGATCAACGAGATCACCCTGGCTGCCCCCGGTGACTGGAACAACGACGGCCGAGCCGACCTCGTCGTCCGCTACGACCGCCCTGACGTCGGAGGACTCTGGGTCTTCCACGGCGGGCAAGACGACAACGGCTATGACATCGGCGTCACCAACCGCACGGAAATCGGCTTCAACTGGAGCACGAGCACTGTGCCCACGCTCACCGCAGCACCCGACGCCGACAACGACGGCAAACTCGACCTGTGGGCAACTACACCAAACTCCGGCCGAGTCCGTGCTTTTCGTGGCATAACCGCTAGCGGCACACAACAGGTCACCGTGGCATCCGAAGCCTTCACCGGCTACCAGACCATCAGTTAG
- a CDS encoding flavin-containing monooxygenase produces the protein MEDSAPRPARQAITAANPADRPVYVIGGGPGGLATAYALRAQGIRAVVVEKADGVGASWRRHYDRLHLHTTRRLSALPGLAIPRRFGRWVARDDLVRYLEKYAEFHELEIVTGVEVSRVERTPDGNGWLLRATGGRELVGSAVVVATGYNHTPRLPRWPGREDFTGDLTHAADYRSGKEYAGRDVLVVGVGNTGAEIAVDLVENGAGRVRLAVRTVPHIVRRSTAGWAAQYSGIMIRRLPVGLVDRISRVMAKASVPDLSAHGLPRPDTGLYTRARQGAIPVQDVGLIDAVRRGRVEIVAAVESFGDGGEVVLADGSRISPDAVVAATGYVRALEGLVGHLGVLDDEGRPVAHGPRTPKDAPGLYFTGYTTPISGTLRELAMDAEKIAKAVRRRSR, from the coding sequence ATGGAAGACTCCGCACCGCGCCCGGCCCGCCAGGCGATCACTGCCGCGAACCCGGCCGACCGTCCCGTCTACGTCATCGGCGGCGGTCCCGGCGGACTGGCCACCGCGTACGCGCTGCGTGCCCAGGGCATACGGGCCGTCGTCGTGGAGAAGGCCGACGGGGTGGGCGCGTCCTGGCGGCGCCACTACGACCGGCTGCATCTGCACACCACCCGGCGTCTGTCGGCCCTGCCCGGGCTGGCGATACCGCGGCGTTTCGGGCGGTGGGTGGCCCGCGACGACCTGGTGCGCTACCTCGAGAAGTACGCCGAGTTCCATGAGCTGGAGATCGTCACCGGCGTCGAGGTCTCCCGCGTCGAGCGGACCCCCGACGGCAACGGCTGGCTGCTGCGCGCCACTGGCGGGCGTGAGCTCGTCGGGTCGGCGGTCGTCGTCGCGACCGGCTACAACCACACCCCGCGTCTGCCCCGGTGGCCCGGCCGTGAGGACTTCACGGGCGACCTGACGCACGCCGCCGACTACCGCAGCGGCAAGGAGTACGCCGGACGGGACGTCCTCGTCGTCGGCGTGGGCAACACCGGCGCGGAGATCGCCGTCGACCTGGTGGAGAACGGCGCGGGGCGGGTGCGGCTGGCGGTGCGCACGGTCCCGCACATCGTGCGCCGTTCGACCGCCGGCTGGGCCGCCCAGTACAGCGGCATCATGATCCGCCGGCTCCCGGTCGGCCTCGTCGACCGGATCTCCCGGGTGATGGCGAAGGCGAGCGTCCCCGACCTGTCCGCGCACGGACTGCCGCGCCCCGACACCGGCCTCTACACCCGGGCCCGGCAGGGCGCGATCCCAGTGCAGGACGTCGGTCTGATCGACGCCGTGCGCAGGGGCCGGGTGGAGATCGTCGCCGCCGTGGAGAGCTTCGGGGACGGCGGCGAGGTCGTCCTCGCCGACGGCTCCCGGATCTCCCCGGACGCCGTCGTCGCGGCCACCGGATACGTCCGCGCACTGGAGGGCCTGGTCGGCCACCTCGGCGTGCTCGACGACGAGGGCAGACCCGTGGCGCACGGCCCCCGAACCCCGAAGGACGCCCCCGGGCTGTACTTCACCGGCTACACCACCCCCATCAGCGGGACGCTCCGCGAGCTGGCGATGGACGCGGAGAAGATCGCCAAGGCGGTGCGCCGCCGGAGCCGGTGA
- a CDS encoding flavin monoamine oxidase family protein: MSRRSLLGRTAAVAAGATALTATTGGPAAAATTATTATAATRDVDVAIVGAGLAGLTAARDLVAAGRTVVVLEARDRVGGRVVNLPLANGGVTEGGGEFIGPTQDRVKALADSLGVATFPTYNTGKNLLYKDGKKTPYATDGPLGSVPPVDVAGLANAAIVQASLDDMAKTVPVDAPWTAAKAEEWDRQTFESWLRANAVVPSAKFLLDVACTSIFSAEPRELSLLFVLFYIAAAGNESTPGTLERLTETANGAQELRFVGGSQLVPVKLAATLGDRVVLNAPVRTISRSGGNGKYVVTADGLTVTAKRVVVAVPPPLAARITYDPLLPADRDQLTQRLPMASVGKAIAIYDTPFWRADGLNGQVVSDTGVISSTFDNSPPDASYGALMGFIEADEARKLDAASEAEVKAAVLKDYVTYFGAKAASPTSFVLQRWNNEAYTRGGPVSIGAPGVLTQYGPALRRPVGGIHWAGTETSVHWMGFMDGAVRSGERVAKEVLAVL; encoded by the coding sequence ATGTCCCGCCGCTCCCTGCTCGGCCGCACCGCCGCCGTAGCCGCGGGCGCGACCGCCCTCACCGCGACCACCGGCGGCCCGGCCGCGGCCGCCACCACGGCCACCACGGCGACCGCGGCCACCCGGGACGTCGACGTCGCGATCGTCGGCGCCGGACTGGCCGGTCTCACCGCGGCCCGCGACCTGGTGGCCGCCGGCCGCACGGTCGTCGTCCTGGAGGCCCGCGACCGCGTGGGCGGCCGGGTGGTCAACCTGCCCCTGGCGAACGGCGGGGTGACCGAGGGCGGCGGCGAGTTCATCGGCCCGACCCAGGACCGCGTCAAGGCGCTCGCCGACTCCCTGGGCGTGGCCACCTTCCCCACCTACAACACCGGCAAGAACCTGCTCTACAAGGACGGCAAGAAGACCCCGTACGCCACGGACGGCCCGCTCGGCTCGGTCCCGCCGGTCGACGTCGCGGGCCTCGCCAACGCGGCGATCGTGCAGGCCTCGCTGGACGACATGGCCAAGACCGTCCCGGTCGACGCGCCCTGGACCGCGGCCAAGGCCGAGGAGTGGGACCGGCAGACCTTCGAGAGCTGGCTGCGCGCCAACGCCGTCGTGCCGTCCGCCAAGTTCCTGCTGGACGTGGCCTGCACGTCGATCTTCTCGGCCGAGCCCCGTGAACTCTCGCTGCTCTTCGTGCTGTTCTACATCGCCGCCGCCGGCAACGAGTCGACCCCCGGCACCCTCGAGCGCCTCACCGAGACCGCGAACGGCGCCCAGGAACTGCGCTTCGTCGGCGGCTCCCAGCTCGTGCCGGTCAAGCTCGCGGCGACGCTCGGCGACCGGGTGGTGCTGAACGCGCCGGTACGCACGATCAGCCGGTCCGGCGGGAACGGCAAGTACGTCGTCACGGCCGACGGCCTCACCGTCACCGCCAAGCGGGTCGTCGTCGCCGTGCCGCCGCCGCTCGCCGCGCGCATCACGTACGACCCGCTGCTGCCCGCCGACCGCGACCAGCTCACCCAGCGCCTCCCGATGGCCTCGGTGGGCAAGGCCATCGCGATCTACGACACCCCCTTCTGGCGGGCCGACGGCCTCAACGGCCAGGTGGTCAGCGACACCGGCGTGATCAGCTCGACCTTCGACAACTCCCCGCCGGACGCCTCGTACGGCGCGCTGATGGGCTTCATCGAGGCCGACGAGGCCCGCAAGCTGGACGCGGCGAGCGAGGCCGAGGTGAAGGCCGCGGTTCTGAAGGACTACGTGACGTACTTCGGCGCGAAAGCGGCCTCCCCCACGTCGTTCGTCCTGCAACGCTGGAACAACGAGGCGTACACACGCGGTGGTCCCGTCTCCATCGGCGCGCCCGGGGTGCTGACCCAGTACGGTCCGGCCCTGCGCCGGCCCGTCGGCGGCATCCACTGGGCCGGCACGGAGACCTCCGTCCACTGGATGGGCTTCATGGACGGAGCGGTGCGGTCGGGCGAGCGGGTGGCCAAGGAAGTGCTGGCCGTGCTGTAG
- a CDS encoding acetate--CoA ligase family protein, which translates to MLGSTHGTLTTDSRRARVLACGEQPGPAVHGRPAQPDDLDVSGRPLYADVPDLDRFFRPESVAVVGASDAEGRPNTGVTRQLVDWAERVGARLHPVHPTRATVFGIPCVPSVAELPEQVDLAVLLVADPVPVIEQLAGTKVRFAVVFASGFAETGEAGAAEQERLAAAVERSGVRLLGPNTNLNAFERFRDDLTGPSIALITQSGHQGRPVFALQELGVRLSHWAPTGNEADLETADFLSYFAERPEVGAIACYVEGLKDGRAFLLAADRAARRGVPVVAVKVGRTESGARTAATHTGKLTGADEVVDAAMRQFGVIRVDGLDELQDTAALLARARPPRASGVVIYSISGGTGAHAADLATAAGLELPALSAAKQAELHQWIPEYLNVANPVDNGGHPVGDARGRKIIDAILADPGVGVLICPITGPFPPLSDRLVRDLVDAAEQTDKLVCVVWGSPVGTEPAYRDVLLGSSRVATFRTLANCVTAVRAHLRHHRFVSDYRSPFDEAPRTLSPSYRKAQLLMRPGQQLSEHAAKQLLRAYGIRVPREQLVTSAAAAVRAAGLVGYPVVMKASGAQIAHKTELGLVKIGLTSASQVRDAYRELTDIARYEGVALDGVLVCQMVERGVETVVGVTHDELFGPTVTVGLGGVLVEVLRDAAVRVPPFGEDQARAMLDDLRGRALLDGVRGRPPADVDALVEVVLRVQRMALELGGDLAELDINPLVVLPCGQGAVALDALAVCR; encoded by the coding sequence ATGCTTGGATCAACCCACGGCACCCTCACCACCGACTCCCGCCGGGCCCGGGTCCTCGCGTGCGGCGAGCAACCCGGACCGGCCGTCCACGGCCGGCCGGCCCAGCCGGACGACCTCGACGTCAGCGGCCGTCCGCTCTACGCGGACGTCCCCGACCTGGACCGGTTCTTCCGGCCGGAGTCGGTCGCGGTCGTCGGCGCCTCGGACGCCGAAGGCCGCCCGAACACCGGTGTCACCCGGCAACTGGTCGACTGGGCCGAGCGGGTGGGGGCGCGGCTGCATCCCGTGCACCCCACCCGTGCGACCGTCTTCGGCATCCCCTGCGTGCCCTCCGTCGCCGAGCTGCCCGAACAGGTCGACCTGGCCGTCCTGCTGGTCGCCGACCCGGTGCCGGTGATCGAGCAACTCGCCGGGACGAAGGTGAGGTTCGCCGTCGTCTTCGCCTCCGGCTTCGCGGAGACGGGCGAGGCGGGGGCCGCCGAGCAGGAGCGTCTGGCGGCGGCCGTGGAACGCTCGGGGGTCCGGCTCCTCGGCCCGAACACCAACCTCAACGCCTTCGAGCGGTTCCGCGACGATCTCACCGGGCCGTCGATCGCGCTCATCACCCAGTCCGGCCACCAGGGCCGCCCGGTCTTCGCGCTGCAGGAGCTCGGCGTCCGCCTCTCCCACTGGGCGCCGACCGGCAACGAGGCCGACCTGGAGACCGCGGACTTCCTGTCCTACTTCGCCGAACGCCCCGAGGTCGGCGCGATCGCCTGCTACGTGGAGGGCCTGAAGGACGGCCGCGCCTTCCTCCTCGCCGCCGACCGCGCGGCCCGGCGCGGGGTGCCGGTCGTCGCGGTCAAGGTGGGCCGCACCGAGTCCGGCGCCCGCACCGCCGCCACCCACACCGGCAAGCTGACCGGCGCGGACGAGGTCGTCGACGCGGCGATGCGGCAGTTCGGCGTGATCCGCGTCGACGGCCTGGACGAACTGCAGGACACGGCGGCCCTGTTGGCGCGCGCCCGGCCGCCGCGGGCGTCCGGCGTGGTGATCTACTCCATCTCGGGCGGCACCGGCGCCCACGCCGCCGACCTGGCCACCGCGGCCGGCCTCGAACTGCCGGCCCTGTCGGCCGCGAAGCAGGCCGAGCTGCACCAGTGGATCCCCGAGTACCTGAACGTCGCCAACCCGGTCGACAACGGCGGCCATCCGGTCGGTGACGCCCGTGGCCGGAAGATCATCGACGCGATCCTCGCCGACCCCGGGGTGGGCGTCCTGATCTGTCCGATCACCGGCCCGTTCCCGCCGCTGAGCGACCGTCTCGTACGCGACCTGGTGGACGCGGCCGAGCAGACCGACAAGCTGGTGTGCGTGGTCTGGGGGTCCCCGGTGGGCACCGAACCGGCCTACCGCGACGTGCTGTTGGGCTCCTCCCGGGTGGCGACCTTCCGCACCCTCGCCAACTGCGTCACGGCGGTCCGCGCCCATCTGCGGCACCACCGCTTCGTCAGCGACTACCGCTCGCCCTTCGACGAGGCCCCGCGCACCCTGTCCCCGTCCTACCGCAAGGCGCAGCTGCTGATGCGGCCCGGGCAGCAGCTGAGCGAGCACGCGGCGAAGCAGCTGCTGCGCGCGTACGGCATCCGCGTCCCGCGCGAGCAGCTGGTGACCAGCGCGGCGGCGGCGGTGCGGGCAGCGGGTCTGGTCGGCTACCCGGTGGTGATGAAGGCGTCCGGCGCGCAGATCGCCCACAAGACGGAGCTGGGCCTGGTGAAGATCGGCCTGACCTCGGCGAGCCAGGTCCGCGACGCCTACCGCGAGCTGACCGACATCGCCCGCTACGAGGGCGTCGCGCTGGACGGCGTCCTGGTGTGCCAGATGGTCGAGCGGGGCGTGGAGACGGTGGTCGGCGTGACCCACGACGAGCTGTTCGGGCCGACGGTGACGGTCGGCCTGGGCGGGGTGCTGGTGGAGGTCCTGCGGGACGCCGCCGTGCGGGTGCCGCCGTTCGGCGAGGACCAGGCCCGCGCGATGCTCGACGACCTGCGCGGACGGGCCCTGCTGGACGGCGTCCGCGGCCGTCCCCCGGCGGATGTGGACGCGCTGGTCGAGGTCGTGCTGCGGGTCCAGCGCATGGCCCTGGAGCTGGGCGGCGACCTCGCGGAGCTCGACATCAACCCGCTGGTGGTGCTGCCGTGCGGGCAGGGCGCGGTGGCGCTGGACGCGCTGGCGGTATGCCGGTGA
- a CDS encoding enoyl-CoA hydratase/isomerase family protein, with protein sequence MPAPSILTTTDDHVTRLTLNRPEALNALTPDQRDHLIALLAEASADPQVRAVVLTGTGRGFCAGADLRGGTAAATATAATAATAPAATTAGERIAGDVARTLRVGAQRLIAAVLDCEKPVVAAVNGTAAGLGAHLALACDLVLAAESARFIEVFVRRGLVPDGGGAYLLPRLVGPQRAKELMFFGDTLGAADAARLGLVNRVVPDGDLDKTAREWAARLAAGPTRALALTKQLVNASLDADRTTAFAAEAAAQEINMTTADAQEGVRSFTERRAAAFRGR encoded by the coding sequence ATGCCCGCCCCCTCGATCCTTACCACGACGGACGACCACGTCACCCGCCTCACCCTCAACCGCCCCGAGGCGCTCAACGCCCTCACCCCCGACCAGCGCGACCACCTGATCGCCCTCCTCGCGGAAGCGTCCGCCGACCCACAGGTGCGGGCGGTCGTCCTCACCGGCACCGGCCGCGGCTTCTGCGCGGGCGCGGACCTGCGGGGCGGGACGGCGGCGGCAACGGCGACGGCTGCGACGGCTGCGACGGCACCGGCGGCGACGACGGCGGGCGAGCGGATCGCCGGGGACGTGGCCCGCACCCTCCGAGTCGGCGCCCAACGCCTGATCGCCGCCGTCCTCGACTGCGAGAAGCCGGTCGTCGCCGCCGTGAACGGCACGGCGGCCGGCCTCGGCGCGCACCTCGCGCTCGCCTGCGATCTGGTGCTGGCGGCCGAGTCGGCCCGCTTCATCGAGGTGTTCGTCCGCCGCGGCCTGGTCCCCGACGGCGGCGGCGCGTATCTGCTCCCCCGCCTGGTGGGCCCCCAGCGCGCCAAGGAGCTGATGTTCTTCGGCGACACGCTGGGCGCGGCCGACGCGGCCCGCCTCGGCCTGGTCAACCGGGTCGTCCCGGACGGCGACCTGGACAAGACGGCCCGCGAGTGGGCGGCCCGGCTGGCGGCCGGCCCGACCCGCGCCCTGGCCCTCACCAAGCAGCTCGTCAACGCCTCCCTCGACGCCGACCGCACGACCGCCTTCGCCGCCGAGGCCGCCGCCCAGGAGATCAACATGACGACGGCGGACGCCCAGGAGGGCGTGCGGAGCTTCACGGAACGCCGCGCGGCGGCCTTCCGGGGCCGCTGA
- a CDS encoding flavin reductase family protein — translation MGHAGMAAAAVRYLRAEGRPVEPLPRPELRCVREDERAPVDAGEFRRVLGSFASGVTVVTAPAADGADADGAPAGFACQSFSSLSLDPPLVVFMVGRTSTTWPRIARAGVFCVNVLGAGQQALCRAFAASGTDKFAGVDHDPAPVSGAPRLAGALAWIDCTIHAVHTGGDHLIVVGRVNALGTDGGGDGNADGDGDEPPPLLFHRGRFLSD, via the coding sequence ATGGGACATGCGGGAATGGCGGCCGCGGCCGTGCGGTATCTGCGGGCGGAGGGCCGACCGGTCGAGCCCCTGCCGCGCCCCGAGCTGCGCTGCGTCCGGGAGGACGAGCGGGCGCCGGTGGACGCGGGCGAGTTCCGCCGGGTGCTCGGGAGCTTCGCCTCGGGAGTGACGGTCGTGACCGCGCCCGCCGCCGACGGCGCCGACGCGGACGGCGCTCCCGCCGGCTTCGCCTGCCAGTCGTTCTCCTCGCTCTCCCTCGACCCGCCCCTGGTCGTCTTCATGGTCGGCCGGACGTCCACGACCTGGCCGCGGATCGCCCGCGCGGGCGTCTTCTGCGTCAACGTCCTCGGCGCGGGCCAGCAGGCGCTGTGCCGGGCCTTCGCGGCGAGCGGCACCGACAAGTTCGCCGGCGTCGACCACGACCCGGCGCCGGTCTCCGGCGCCCCGCGCCTCGCCGGCGCCCTCGCGTGGATCGACTGCACGATCCACGCGGTCCACACGGGCGGCGACCACCTCATCGTCGTCGGCCGGGTGAACGCCCTGGGCACGGACGGCGGCGGAGACGGCAACGCAGACGGCGACGGGGACGAGCCGCCGCCCCTGCTGTTCCACCGGGGCCGGTTCCTGTCGGATTGA
- a CDS encoding multicopper oxidase family protein: MTSLARRDVLKCLPVVAGAAVSGAVGSGEAVAGGTGNGAAVTGAVAAPARDAGFPQAETRRADPDTGRLVTRLTVAFTELAVPGVGRVLTRTYEGSVPGPTLRVRPGETLEITQVNALPPDTATTHHEDVNVPHHFNTFNLHTHGLHVDPEGESDNVFRAFEPAGAPGETTTYRSTVDIPEGHPAGTFWYHPHHHGSTSTQVLNGMAGVLVVEGDVDEVPEIAAAREVVLCVSELKLSGERVPDLTSHGIWDGITSTFLVNGAKNPVLTIAPGEIQRWRVVNAGALSAHFLSLSGLEMHQIACDGITFMKPVATTGVTLPMGGRVDLLVRGGRPGTYTLTGGGPSRHLLTLVVTGAAREMALPAALPGRPTGLPEPTRTRRLIFRSSENVFSGAFPNAYQILGDGETPPADPRAGLGDLAWGRLSADYVNQRVRLGEVEEWTIVNDSHAHSHHPFHLHTNHFLLTAVDNRKLATPVWHDTVAVPPNGSITFRLRAEDFTGRSMLHCHQLQHGDEGMMQVVEYVR, from the coding sequence ATGACGTCGTTGGCCCGTCGTGACGTGCTGAAGTGCCTGCCGGTCGTGGCCGGCGCGGCCGTGAGCGGGGCGGTCGGGAGTGGGGAGGCCGTGGCCGGGGGGACCGGGAACGGGGCGGCCGTGACCGGGGCGGTGGCTGCGCCTGCGCGCGATGCCGGGTTTCCGCAGGCGGAGACGCGGCGGGCGGATCCGGACACGGGGCGGCTGGTCACCCGGTTGACCGTCGCGTTCACCGAGTTGGCGGTGCCCGGTGTGGGCCGTGTGCTCACCCGCACCTACGAGGGGTCGGTCCCGGGGCCGACGCTGCGGGTGCGGCCGGGGGAGACCCTGGAGATCACGCAGGTCAACGCGCTGCCGCCGGACACGGCGACGACGCATCATGAGGACGTCAACGTCCCGCACCACTTCAACACCTTCAACCTGCACACGCACGGGCTGCACGTCGATCCCGAGGGCGAGTCGGACAACGTCTTCCGCGCCTTCGAGCCCGCCGGCGCGCCGGGGGAGACGACCACGTACCGCAGCACCGTCGACATCCCCGAGGGGCATCCCGCCGGAACCTTCTGGTACCACCCCCACCACCACGGGTCCACCTCCACCCAGGTGCTGAACGGCATGGCGGGCGTGCTCGTCGTCGAGGGCGACGTCGACGAGGTGCCGGAGATCGCGGCGGCCCGGGAGGTCGTCCTGTGCGTCAGCGAGCTCAAGCTGTCCGGCGAGCGGGTGCCGGACCTGACCTCGCACGGCATCTGGGACGGCATCACCTCGACGTTCCTGGTCAACGGGGCGAAGAACCCCGTCCTGACCATCGCCCCGGGGGAGATCCAGCGCTGGCGGGTCGTCAACGCCGGAGCCCTCAGCGCTCACTTCCTGAGCCTGAGCGGCCTGGAGATGCACCAGATCGCCTGTGACGGCATCACCTTCATGAAACCCGTCGCCACCACCGGCGTGACGCTGCCCATGGGCGGACGGGTGGACCTGCTGGTCCGCGGCGGCAGGCCCGGCACCTACACGCTGACCGGCGGGGGGCCCTCCCGGCACCTGCTGACGCTCGTCGTCACCGGTGCCGCCCGCGAGATGGCGCTGCCCGCCGCCCTGCCCGGCCGGCCCACCGGACTGCCCGAGCCGACCCGCACCCGGAGGCTGATCTTCCGCAGCAGCGAGAACGTCTTCTCAGGCGCCTTCCCGAACGCCTACCAGATCCTCGGCGACGGTGAGACGCCGCCCGCCGACCCCCGGGCCGGCCTCGGCGACCTCGCCTGGGGCCGCCTCTCCGCCGACTACGTCAACCAGCGCGTCCGGCTGGGCGAGGTCGAGGAGTGGACGATCGTCAACGACTCCCACGCCCACAGCCATCACCCCTTCCACCTGCACACCAACCACTTCCTCCTCACCGCCGTCGACAACCGGAAGTTGGCCACACCGGTCTGGCACGACACCGTCGCCGTCCCGCCGAACGGTTCGATCACCTTCCGGCTGCGCGCCGAGGACTTCACCGGACGCTCGATGCTGCACTGCCATCAGCTCCAGCACGGCGACGAGGGCATGATGCAGGTCGTCGAGTACGTGCGCTGA
- a CDS encoding acyl-CoA dehydrogenase family protein: protein MDFGFTSADDSFRVEVRDWLAAHAPQAADRRSWERALGAAGWIGLGWPESGYGNRTGSLTQQVAWAEEYARSGAPPRSGHIGENLLAPTLLAHGTDEQKARFLPPVAAGDELWCQGYSEPGAGSDLAGVRTRAELAPDGRSYRVTGQKIWTSLAHEADWCFVLARTDPHSRRHRGLTFLLVPMDQPGGIEVRPIRQLTGTSDFNEVFFDGAHARAEHVVGAPGDGWRVAMSLLGFERGVSTLAQQIGFAQELERVVRAAVETGAADDPVVRERLVRLWAELRTMRWNALRTLGGNGGQGAPSVAKLLWAGWHQRLGEVAVQVRGAAASIGPADWTPAAPYELDDAQHLFLFSRADTIYGGSDQIQRTIIAERVLGLPRQPKG from the coding sequence ATGGATTTCGGTTTCACCTCGGCGGACGACTCTTTCCGCGTCGAAGTACGCGACTGGCTGGCCGCACACGCGCCGCAGGCCGCCGACCGGCGGTCCTGGGAACGGGCCCTCGGAGCGGCCGGGTGGATCGGGCTCGGCTGGCCGGAGAGCGGGTACGGGAACCGCACCGGGAGCCTCACCCAACAGGTCGCCTGGGCCGAGGAGTACGCCCGGTCGGGCGCGCCGCCGCGCTCCGGGCACATCGGCGAGAACCTGCTCGCGCCCACCCTGCTCGCGCACGGCACGGACGAGCAGAAGGCGCGCTTCCTGCCGCCGGTCGCCGCCGGCGACGAACTGTGGTGCCAGGGATACAGCGAGCCCGGTGCCGGGTCCGACCTCGCCGGCGTCCGCACGCGTGCCGAACTCGCCCCCGACGGACGGTCGTACCGCGTCACCGGCCAGAAGATCTGGACGTCCCTCGCCCACGAGGCCGATTGGTGCTTCGTCCTCGCGCGCACCGACCCGCACTCACGGCGGCACCGCGGTCTGACGTTCCTCCTCGTGCCTATGGACCAGCCGGGCGGGATCGAGGTGCGGCCGATCCGGCAGCTGACCGGCACCAGCGACTTCAACGAGGTCTTCTTCGACGGGGCGCACGCGCGCGCGGAGCACGTCGTCGGCGCGCCCGGAGACGGCTGGCGGGTCGCGATGAGCCTGCTCGGCTTCGAGCGCGGGGTGTCGACCCTCGCCCAGCAGATCGGCTTCGCCCAGGAGTTGGAGCGGGTCGTGCGCGCCGCCGTGGAGACGGGCGCGGCCGACGATCCCGTCGTGCGCGAACGGCTGGTGCGGCTGTGGGCGGAGCTGCGGACCATGCGGTGGAACGCGCTGCGCACGCTGGGCGGCAACGGCGGGCAGGGCGCGCCGAGCGTGGCCAAGCTGCTGTGGGCGGGCTGGCACCAGCGGCTGGGCGAGGTCGCCGTGCAGGTGCGGGGAGCGGCGGCGAGCATCGGACCGGCCGACTGGACGCCTGCCGCGCCGTACGAACTCGACGACGCGCAGCATCTGTTCCTGTTTTCCCGGGCCGACACGATCTACGGCGGCTCGGACCAGATCCAGCGCACGATCATCGCCGAGCGCGTGCTCGGCCTGCCCAGGCAGCCCAAGGGATGA